Proteins encoded together in one Bombyx mori chromosome 24, ASM3026992v2 window:
- the LOC101743627 gene encoding EH domain-binding protein 1 isoform X2 — protein MASVWKRLQRVNKRAAKFQYTASYHRVDLETSPKWKPNKLSVVWTRRSRRVISEPLEWEPTLKDPLKGSVIYNLPENHTVAVTLFKDSRTNELEDKDWTFVLEDVSLTGKRRRLAVCSVNMRKYASLESSQRPLLLRLEPTTHKIVSASLSLTLHCVLLREGQATDEDMQSLVSLLSVNNNSDIAVLEDLDEDDYTLSDDSTRQMLDFRQQMEEMTQSLTNSDLADTPCSVQSLNLDLTPQQAPPDSPTTPVPRDDRLDLKIKIDLPKIDSVTSTPKIDKTEFKPLVLKPRTITKRNLKPLELKTNLNSIGLEKDDENSYDSDQTPTADVDKLLPGRFHRDKTPVQDLLEWCQAVTRDYKTCRVTNLTTSFRSGLAFCAIIHHFRPDLIDLSALAGEGAEAHVRAALEAGAALGIPQVLAVADVCARPAPDRLAIMTYLFQLRAHFTGGELQVEQLGNDETESSYMVGRHDTDESLPPELFSREISTRRSRTDRARPKSEELEDKKNRVEERGSPERGGVRALLGRVLSPQQQPPTWYTDQPLPARPEKLMTRKELTDPFGSDEEDEPGPRGTPEPRSNGKLETAVEPAPDPPRMEPAATDPLTPPAPPAEPKPETPVAELPKPTPIMTEEERQVMLRERARKLIADAKAGLVSPSSPLSPSRPPRAGAVEIISKQSVLDELAAEDRQSEDAKSTRSNSWGSDEARRSPLQSFTALVDSLSPEDHAADEGKESGSYIQSELEALEREQAAIDLKAAALEKQLRHVMEAADSTEEEDKLMSQWFNLVNKKNALLRRQMQLNILEQEEDLSRRCELLARELRLSLGVDEWRKTPGQKRRERLLLQELLSAVNERDRLVQEMDEQEKAIADDDAIERNLSHVEIQRKNNCILQ, from the exons ATGGCGTCAGTTTGGAAGCGATTGCAACGCGTCAACAAACGTGCGGCCAAGTTCCAGTACACCGCCTCGTATCACAGGGTCGACTTGGAGACCTCGCCCAAATG GAAACCTAATAAGTTAAGTGTAGTCTGGACGCGGAGATCTCGGAGAGTCATCAGCGAGCCTCTAGAATGGGAGCCAACTCTCAAGGACCCTTTGAA GGGATCGGTGATATACAATCTACCAGAGAATCACACCGTGGCGGTCACTCTCTTCAAGGATTCGCGCACTAATGAACTGGAGGACAAAGACTGGACTTTTGTACTGGAGGAT GTGTCGTTGACTGGCAAGCGGCGTCGGCTGGCCGTGTGCTCCGTGAACATGCGCAAGTACGCGAGCCTGGAGTCGTCCCAGCGGCCGCTGCTGCTGCGGCTGGAGCCCACCACGCACAAGATTGTGTCCGCCTCCCTGTCGCTCACGTTACATTGCGTGCTGCTCAGAGAGGGACAGGCTAC GGACGAGGACATGCAGTCGCTGGTCAGTCTGCTGTCGGTCAACAACAACTCCGACATCGCCGTGCTGGAGGACCTGGACGAGGACGACTACACGCTGTCCGATGACTCCACTCGCCAG ATGTTGGACTTCCGTCAGCAAATGGAAGAGATGACCCAGAGCCTCACGAACAGCGACCTGGCGGACACCCCGTGCAGCGTGCAGAGCCTCAACCTCGACCTCACGCCGCAGCAGGCCCCGCCCGACTCGCCCACCACCCCGGTGCCCAGAGACGACAGActcgatttaaaaataaaaatcgatttacCCAAAATCGATTCCGTGACTTCCACCCCGAAAATCGATAAAACGGAATTCAAGCCTCTAGTATTGAAGCCCAGGACGATAACGAAAAGGAACCTTAAGCCTTTGGAGTTAAAGACGAATCTCAACAGCATCGGGCTCGAGAAGGACGATGAGAACAGCTACGACAGCGACCAGACGCCGACCGCCGACGTGGACAAACTGCTCCCGGGGAGGTTCCACAGAGACAAGACGCCG GTCCAAGACCTGCTGGAGTGGTGCCAGGCGGTGACCCGCGACTACAAGACCTGCCGGGTCACGAACCTCACCACCAGCTTCAGGTCCGGGCTGGCCTTCTGCGCCATCATACACCACTTTCGACCAGACCTCAT CGACCTGTCGGCGCTGGCGGGCGAGGGGGCGGAGGCGCACGTGCGGGCGGCGCTGGAGGCCGGGGCCGCGCTGGGCATCCCGCAGGTGCTGGCCGTGGCCGACGTGTGCGCGCGTCCGGCGCCCGACCGGCTAGCC ATCATGACGTACCTGTTCCAACTGCGGGCGCACTTCACGGGCGGCGAGCTGCAGGTGGAGCAACTGG GTAACGACGAGACGGAGTCGTCGTACATGGTGGGGCGCCACGACACGGACGAGTCGCTGCCCCCCGAGCTGTTCAGCCGCGAGATCAGCACGCGCCGCTCCAGGACCGACCGCGCACGACCCAA GTCTGAAGAACTAGAAGACAAGAAGAATAGAGTGGAGGAGCGCGGCAGTCCGGAGCGCGGCGGGGTGCGGGCGCTGCTGGGCCGCGTGCTGTCCCCGCAGCAGCAGCCGCCCACCTGGTACACGGACCAG CCGCTACCCGCTCGGCCGGAAAAGCTGATGACCCGCAAGGAACTGACCGATCCTTTCGGGTCCGACGAGGAGGACGAGCCGGGACCCCGGGGGACGCCCGAGCCACGAAGCAACGGAAAACTGGAAACAG CGGTGGAGCCCGCGCCGGACCCGCCGCGCATGGAGCCGGCGGCGACGGACCCCCTCACCCCCCCGGCGCCCCCCGCCGAGCCTAAACCGGAAACGCCGGTCGCAGAGCTGCCCAAGCCCACTCCG ATAATGACGGAGGAAGAGAGACAAGTGATGCTGCGGGAGCGCGCGCGGAAGCTCATAGCCGACGCGAAAGCTGGACTGGTCAG TCCGAGTTCGCCGCTGTCTCCGTCCCGGCCGCCCCGCGCCGGCGCCGTGGAGATCATCAGCAAGCAGTCGGTGCTGGACGAGCTCGCTGCAG AGGACAGACAGAGCGAGGACGCGAAGAGCACCAGGAGTAACTCGTGGGGCAGTGACGAGGCGCGGCGGTCCCCCCTGCAGTCCTTCACCGCGCTCGTGGACAGCCTGTCGCCCGAGGACCACGCCGCGGATGAG GGCAAGGAGTCCGGCTCGTACATCCAGAGCGAGCTGGAAGCCTTGGAGCGAGAGCAGGCCGCCATCGACCTCAAGGCAGCCGCCCTAGAGAAGCAGTTACGCCACGTCATGGAGGCCGCGGACAGCACCGAG GAGGAGGACAAATTGATGTCGCAATGGTTCAACCTAGTCAATAAGAAGAACGCACTCCTGAGGAGGCAGATGCAGCTGAACATATT GGAGCAGGAGGAGGACCTGAGCCGCCGCTGCGAGCTGCTGGCGCGCGAGCTGCGCCTCTCCCTCGGCGTCGACGAGTGGAGGAAGACTCCCGGGCAGAAGAGGAGGGAGAGGCTGCTGCTGCAG GAGCTGCTGTCCGCGGTCAACGAGCGAGACCGCCTGGTCCAGGAGATGGACGAGCAGGAGAAAGC GATCGCGGACGACGACGCAATCGAGCGGAACCTGTCGCACGTCGAGATCCAAAGGAAGAACAACTGCATCCTGCAGTAG
- the LOC101743627 gene encoding EH domain-binding protein 1 isoform X1 produces MASVWKRLQRVNKRAAKFQYTASYHRVDLETSPKWKPNKLSVVWTRRSRRVISEPLEWEPTLKDPLKGSVIYNLPENHTVAVTLFKDSRTNELEDKDWTFVLEDVSLTGKRRRLAVCSVNMRKYASLESSQRPLLLRLEPTTHKIVSASLSLTLHCVLLREGQATDEDMQSLVSLLSVNNNSDIAVLEDLDEDDYTLSDDSTRQMLDFRQQMEEMTQSLTNSDLADTPCSVQSLNLDLTPQQAPPDSPTTPVPRDDRLDLKIKIDLPKIDSVTSTPKIDKTEFKPLVLKPRTITKRNLKPLELKTNLNSIGLEKDDENSYDSDQTPTADVDKLLPGRFHRDKTPVQDLLEWCQAVTRDYKTCRVTNLTTSFRSGLAFCAIIHHFRPDLIDLSALAGEGAEAHVRAALEAGAALGIPQVLAVADVCARPAPDRLAIMTYLFQLRAHFTGGELQVEQLGNDETESSYMVGRHDTDESLPPELFSREISTRRSRTDRARPKSEELEDKKNRVEERGSPERGGVRALLGRVLSPQQQPPTWYTDQPLPARPEKLMTRKELTDPFGSDEEDEPGPRGTPEPRSNGKLETAVEPAPDPPRMEPAATDPLTPPAPPAEPKPETPVAELPKPTPQLLSRHDELKERARQLLEATKREAREKERIRRQNSKEDKELNGVKNGDLSPKKIMTEEERQVMLRERARKLIADAKAGLVSPSSPLSPSRPPRAGAVEIISKQSVLDELAAEDRQSEDAKSTRSNSWGSDEARRSPLQSFTALVDSLSPEDHAADEGKESGSYIQSELEALEREQAAIDLKAAALEKQLRHVMEAADSTEEEDKLMSQWFNLVNKKNALLRRQMQLNILEQEEDLSRRCELLARELRLSLGVDEWRKTPGQKRRERLLLQELLSAVNERDRLVQEMDEQEKAIADDDAIERNLSHVEIQRKNNCILQ; encoded by the exons ATGGCGTCAGTTTGGAAGCGATTGCAACGCGTCAACAAACGTGCGGCCAAGTTCCAGTACACCGCCTCGTATCACAGGGTCGACTTGGAGACCTCGCCCAAATG GAAACCTAATAAGTTAAGTGTAGTCTGGACGCGGAGATCTCGGAGAGTCATCAGCGAGCCTCTAGAATGGGAGCCAACTCTCAAGGACCCTTTGAA GGGATCGGTGATATACAATCTACCAGAGAATCACACCGTGGCGGTCACTCTCTTCAAGGATTCGCGCACTAATGAACTGGAGGACAAAGACTGGACTTTTGTACTGGAGGAT GTGTCGTTGACTGGCAAGCGGCGTCGGCTGGCCGTGTGCTCCGTGAACATGCGCAAGTACGCGAGCCTGGAGTCGTCCCAGCGGCCGCTGCTGCTGCGGCTGGAGCCCACCACGCACAAGATTGTGTCCGCCTCCCTGTCGCTCACGTTACATTGCGTGCTGCTCAGAGAGGGACAGGCTAC GGACGAGGACATGCAGTCGCTGGTCAGTCTGCTGTCGGTCAACAACAACTCCGACATCGCCGTGCTGGAGGACCTGGACGAGGACGACTACACGCTGTCCGATGACTCCACTCGCCAG ATGTTGGACTTCCGTCAGCAAATGGAAGAGATGACCCAGAGCCTCACGAACAGCGACCTGGCGGACACCCCGTGCAGCGTGCAGAGCCTCAACCTCGACCTCACGCCGCAGCAGGCCCCGCCCGACTCGCCCACCACCCCGGTGCCCAGAGACGACAGActcgatttaaaaataaaaatcgatttacCCAAAATCGATTCCGTGACTTCCACCCCGAAAATCGATAAAACGGAATTCAAGCCTCTAGTATTGAAGCCCAGGACGATAACGAAAAGGAACCTTAAGCCTTTGGAGTTAAAGACGAATCTCAACAGCATCGGGCTCGAGAAGGACGATGAGAACAGCTACGACAGCGACCAGACGCCGACCGCCGACGTGGACAAACTGCTCCCGGGGAGGTTCCACAGAGACAAGACGCCG GTCCAAGACCTGCTGGAGTGGTGCCAGGCGGTGACCCGCGACTACAAGACCTGCCGGGTCACGAACCTCACCACCAGCTTCAGGTCCGGGCTGGCCTTCTGCGCCATCATACACCACTTTCGACCAGACCTCAT CGACCTGTCGGCGCTGGCGGGCGAGGGGGCGGAGGCGCACGTGCGGGCGGCGCTGGAGGCCGGGGCCGCGCTGGGCATCCCGCAGGTGCTGGCCGTGGCCGACGTGTGCGCGCGTCCGGCGCCCGACCGGCTAGCC ATCATGACGTACCTGTTCCAACTGCGGGCGCACTTCACGGGCGGCGAGCTGCAGGTGGAGCAACTGG GTAACGACGAGACGGAGTCGTCGTACATGGTGGGGCGCCACGACACGGACGAGTCGCTGCCCCCCGAGCTGTTCAGCCGCGAGATCAGCACGCGCCGCTCCAGGACCGACCGCGCACGACCCAA GTCTGAAGAACTAGAAGACAAGAAGAATAGAGTGGAGGAGCGCGGCAGTCCGGAGCGCGGCGGGGTGCGGGCGCTGCTGGGCCGCGTGCTGTCCCCGCAGCAGCAGCCGCCCACCTGGTACACGGACCAG CCGCTACCCGCTCGGCCGGAAAAGCTGATGACCCGCAAGGAACTGACCGATCCTTTCGGGTCCGACGAGGAGGACGAGCCGGGACCCCGGGGGACGCCCGAGCCACGAAGCAACGGAAAACTGGAAACAG CGGTGGAGCCCGCGCCGGACCCGCCGCGCATGGAGCCGGCGGCGACGGACCCCCTCACCCCCCCGGCGCCCCCCGCCGAGCCTAAACCGGAAACGCCGGTCGCAGAGCTGCCCAAGCCCACTCCG CAACTGTTGTCGCGGCACGATGAGCTCAAAGAGCGAGCGAGACAGCTGCTCGAGGCCACCAAGAGAGAGgcgagagagaaagagaggatCAGGCGACAGAACTCTAAGGAGGATAAAGAACTCAATGGCGTTAAGAATGGCGACTTGAGTCCGAAGAAG ATAATGACGGAGGAAGAGAGACAAGTGATGCTGCGGGAGCGCGCGCGGAAGCTCATAGCCGACGCGAAAGCTGGACTGGTCAG TCCGAGTTCGCCGCTGTCTCCGTCCCGGCCGCCCCGCGCCGGCGCCGTGGAGATCATCAGCAAGCAGTCGGTGCTGGACGAGCTCGCTGCAG AGGACAGACAGAGCGAGGACGCGAAGAGCACCAGGAGTAACTCGTGGGGCAGTGACGAGGCGCGGCGGTCCCCCCTGCAGTCCTTCACCGCGCTCGTGGACAGCCTGTCGCCCGAGGACCACGCCGCGGATGAG GGCAAGGAGTCCGGCTCGTACATCCAGAGCGAGCTGGAAGCCTTGGAGCGAGAGCAGGCCGCCATCGACCTCAAGGCAGCCGCCCTAGAGAAGCAGTTACGCCACGTCATGGAGGCCGCGGACAGCACCGAG GAGGAGGACAAATTGATGTCGCAATGGTTCAACCTAGTCAATAAGAAGAACGCACTCCTGAGGAGGCAGATGCAGCTGAACATATT GGAGCAGGAGGAGGACCTGAGCCGCCGCTGCGAGCTGCTGGCGCGCGAGCTGCGCCTCTCCCTCGGCGTCGACGAGTGGAGGAAGACTCCCGGGCAGAAGAGGAGGGAGAGGCTGCTGCTGCAG GAGCTGCTGTCCGCGGTCAACGAGCGAGACCGCCTGGTCCAGGAGATGGACGAGCAGGAGAAAGC GATCGCGGACGACGACGCAATCGAGCGGAACCTGTCGCACGTCGAGATCCAAAGGAAGAACAACTGCATCCTGCAGTAG